Genomic window (Pseudomonas sp. L5B5):
TACGTGCCAGTTGATGTCCCGGCTGGCCACCGAGGCGCCATAGCGCTTTTGTGCGGTGTCGAACGTCTGTTCGGCGTTGCTGCTGCCGAAGCAGTCGGTGAAGTTTTCTTCGCAGGTCAGGTAGGTGCCCCAGGGCGTCTTGCCGTTGGCGCAGTTCTGGAAAGTACCCAGCACCTTCTTGCCCTTCGGGTCGGCGCCGGTCTTGAGCAAGGCATGGCCGGCCGCGGGTCCACTGAGGCGGATCGGCGTGTTGCCGTGGATGCGCCGGTTGTAGCGCGAGCCCTGGACGAACTGCCACTGGCCGTTCCTGCGTTGCACCTCGATCACCGACACGCCTTCGCTGGCCTGGGCCTTGCGCACGTCCTCGGCCGACTGCGGCAGGCCACCATGGGGATAGAGGTAACGGTAATTGGTGTATTCGTTGTTGATCGCCATCAGCGCCCGGTGCCTGTCGTCGGGAAAGGCGAACAGGCTCATGCCGTCGTTGTTGTCGCCGAACTGCACTTCCTGGGCCTGTGCGGTGCCATTGCCGCTGGGGTCGAAGGCCGGGCCGTTCTTGTACAGGGGCTGGCCCCAGCTGATCAGCGCCGAGGCCTTGTAGCCCGGTGGCAGGGTGATGGTGTCGCTGGTGGCGCTGGCGATGCTGGCAAAACCCAGCAACTGGCCGTTGCCAGCACTGACGCCGGCGGCCAGGGCGCTGCGGCTCAGCAGGTTGCCGCCCAGGAACAGGGCCGCGCCGCACAGGGCGCCGGCACCGATGAAGCCCCGGCGGCTGAGGCCGACGATCTGTTCCAGGTCGGTGGGTTGGTCTTCTTCTAATAACAGGCTCATATCAGGCTCCCTGCGGGTTTTTGCAGCCACCTTAATGAGCACCGATGACGAATGTGTTGCAGTCGCGCAGCTTGGGTTCAAGGCATCCGTGCGCCGGAGGGCAGGGTCAGAGCGGGGTGCCCAGCAGCACGTGGGAAGGAGAGAACTGCACCTGGACGGGCAGGCTCTGCGCCAGCCCCAGGGCCTGCAACTGCAAGGGAGTAGCCAGGGCGCAGAGGATCTGGCCGTTGGGAAGGATGATCCTGACCTCGCAGGGGCCGTCCTCGGCGTCGAGAATCCGCTCGATGGTTCCTGTGAGGTAATTGTGTCCAGTTGTTGCCGGGACGCCGACGGGCTGTACCTCCAGCCACCCGGCCTTGATCAGCGCCACCACCTGGGTGCCGGGCGCCAGTTCCAGGCGCAGGGTGCTGTCGTGGGTGATCCGGGCCTCGATCAGCAAGCCTTCGGGCAGTTCCAGGCGGATCAGGTCGTTGCAGCCCTGGCGCTCGATGCCATGGACCTTGCCATGCAGCTGGTTGCGCGCGCTGGTGCGCAGCATCAGGCGCCCCAGCAACTCCAGGTCGCTGGCGTCCTCGGCGGCCTCCAGCACCTGGGCCTGGAGCACTTGCAATCGCTGATAGAGGCGCAAGACCCGTTCGCCTTCGGGGGACAGCCTGGCTCCCCCGCCACCCTTGCCGCCGACACTGCGTTCCACCAGTGGGCTCTGGGCCAGGTTGTTCAGTTCATCGATGGCATCCCAGGCCGCCTTGTAGCTCAGGCCGGCACTCTTGGCCGCGCGGGTGATGGAGCCCTGCTCGGCAATGTGTTGCAGCAGGGCAATGCGTTGCGGACGGCGGACGATGTGCTGGGTCAACAGAGTGGGCAGGGACATGTCAGGGGCGCTTCGGGTACGGACGATGGACAGGGAGTTTGCGGCTTGGGCGATGAGAGTCAAGTCAGCCCGGGGCTTCTGGGCTGGGGGTGCGCGCCAGGCAATAGACATCCACCTGCCGGGCGCCGGCGTCGAGCAGCAGTCGGGCCAGGGCCTGGGCGGTGGCGCCGGTGGTCAGCACGTCATCCACCAGGGCCAGGTGCCGGCCCGCGACCGGGACGTCACCTGCCAGGGCGAAGGCGCCGCGCAGGTTGCGCCGGCGGGCCCGGGCATCCAGTCCCTGCTGGGCCGGGGTGTCGTGGATGCGTTGCAGCAGGTGCGATTCGACGGGTAGTTTCAGTTGCTGACCCAGCCAATGGGCGAGCATGCCGGCCTGGTTGAAGC
Coding sequences:
- a CDS encoding TOBE domain-containing protein → MSLPTLLTQHIVRRPQRIALLQHIAEQGSITRAAKSAGLSYKAAWDAIDELNNLAQSPLVERSVGGKGGGGARLSPEGERVLRLYQRLQVLQAQVLEAAEDASDLELLGRLMLRTSARNQLHGKVHGIERQGCNDLIRLELPEGLLIEARITHDSTLRLELAPGTQVVALIKAGWLEVQPVGVPATTGHNYLTGTIERILDAEDGPCEVRIILPNGQILCALATPLQLQALGLAQSLPVQVQFSPSHVLLGTPL